A section of the Anabaena cylindrica PCC 7122 genome encodes:
- a CDS encoding FAD-binding domain-containing protein translates to MSDLILFWHRRDLRISDHTGLAKAREQSAKVVGVFCLDPDILQRDDIAPARVTYMIGCLQALQKRYNQAGSQLLILQGNPVSVIPDLAAALQAKAVFWNWDVEPYSQTRDIAVIDSLTEKGIQFLNHNWDQLLHSPTEIFSGSKTPYTVYTPFWKNWISKPKATPVETLPNFAGLTAQEQEIAQQAGAINLPSAQDLGFIWDGELVIEPGEAAAQERLETFTHSMINGYQEQRNFPAIDGTSQLSAALKFGVIGIRTVWQATIEALENSNSEEVTASIRTWQQELAWREFYQHAMYYFPDLADGAYRDSFKSFPWQNNEKHFQAWCEGKTGYPIVDAAMRQLNEIGWMHNRCRMIVASFLTKDLIINPQWGEKYFMQKLIDGDLSANNGGWQWSASSGMDPKPLRIFNPASQAQKFDGEGEYIRQWVSELKSVDTEYLVSGNITPLERRSIGYPAPIVDHKKQQALFKEIYKEQKATI, encoded by the coding sequence ATGTCTGACCTAATTTTATTTTGGCATCGCCGGGATTTACGTATTTCCGATCATACAGGACTGGCTAAAGCCAGAGAACAGAGTGCAAAGGTAGTAGGTGTGTTTTGCCTTGATCCTGATATTTTACAACGAGATGACATAGCTCCAGCTAGAGTCACTTATATGATTGGATGTTTACAAGCACTGCAAAAGCGATATAACCAAGCTGGCAGTCAATTGTTAATTTTGCAAGGTAATCCAGTCAGCGTCATTCCCGATTTAGCGGCAGCATTACAAGCAAAAGCAGTATTTTGGAATTGGGATGTAGAACCATATTCGCAAACACGAGATATAGCCGTTATTGATTCTTTAACAGAAAAAGGGATTCAGTTTCTCAACCACAATTGGGATCAGTTACTTCATTCACCAACAGAAATTTTTAGTGGTTCTAAAACTCCCTATACTGTTTATACTCCTTTCTGGAAAAATTGGATTAGTAAACCGAAAGCAACTCCAGTAGAAACGCTACCAAATTTTGCAGGTTTAACAGCACAAGAACAAGAAATTGCTCAACAAGCAGGTGCAATTAATTTACCTTCTGCTCAAGATTTAGGCTTTATTTGGGATGGAGAATTAGTTATTGAACCAGGGGAAGCAGCAGCACAGGAACGTTTAGAAACTTTTACCCATTCTATGATAAATGGATATCAAGAACAGCGCAATTTTCCTGCCATTGATGGCACATCACAATTAAGTGCAGCTTTGAAATTTGGTGTCATTGGTATCCGTACTGTTTGGCAGGCAACAATAGAAGCATTAGAAAATAGTAATAGTGAAGAAGTAACAGCAAGTATTCGCACCTGGCAACAAGAATTAGCTTGGAGAGAATTTTATCAACACGCCATGTACTATTTCCCAGATTTAGCTGATGGCGCATATCGAGATAGTTTCAAAAGTTTCCCATGGCAAAATAATGAAAAACATTTTCAAGCTTGGTGTGAAGGGAAAACGGGTTATCCAATAGTTGATGCAGCCATGCGGCAATTAAATGAAATAGGTTGGATGCACAATAGATGTAGGATGATAGTTGCCAGTTTTTTAACTAAAGATTTAATTATAAATCCCCAATGGGGAGAAAAATATTTTATGCAGAAACTCATTGACGGTGATTTATCTGCTAATAATGGTGGTTGGCAATGGAGCGCTTCGAGTGGCATGGACCCGAAACCATTACGGATTTTTAACCCAGCAAGTCAAGCACAAAAATTTGATGGAGAAGGGGAATATATTCGCCAATGGGTATCAGAATTAAAATCTGTAGATACAGAGTATCTAGTAAGTGGTAATATTACACCTTTAGAGCGTCGTTCTATTGGTTATCCTGCACCAATTGTAGATCATAAAAAGCAACAGGCTTTGTTTAAGGAGATATATAAAGAACAGAAAGCTACGATTTAA
- a CDS encoding nucleoside deaminase, which produces MDEFMQAAISEAKQGREEGGIPIGSVLIKDGKIIGKGHNKRVQDGDPVTHAEIDCLRNAGRIGNYKGTTLYSTLMPCYLCAGAVVQFGIKKVIAGESKTFPGAKDFMISHGVEVVDLNLDECENMMSEFITEKPELWNEDIGN; this is translated from the coding sequence ATGGACGAATTTATGCAAGCTGCAATTAGCGAAGCTAAACAAGGCAGAGAAGAAGGGGGAATCCCTATCGGTTCTGTTTTGATCAAAGACGGTAAAATTATCGGTAAAGGACATAATAAGCGGGTACAAGATGGTGATCCTGTCACCCATGCCGAAATTGATTGTTTAAGGAATGCTGGGAGAATTGGCAATTACAAAGGTACAACATTATATTCTACCTTAATGCCTTGTTATTTATGCGCTGGTGCGGTGGTACAATTTGGCATTAAAAAAGTAATTGCTGGAGAATCAAAAACCTTTCCTGGTGCGAAAGATTTTATGATTTCTCATGGGGTGGAAGTCGTTGATTTAAACCTTGATGAATGCGAAAATATGATGAGTGAATTTATTACAGAAAAACCAGAATTATGGAATGAGGATATTGGGAATTGA
- a CDS encoding cation:proton antiporter, whose protein sequence is MQEDFRLIVDLVSVLAVAACGGLLAALLKQPVLLGYLIGGMVVGPAGLGVIKEVVQVETLAQFGVAFLLFALGVEFSFGELKKVKAIALGGGGLQIILTILITVLVCGITGAWGTLPAKGVFLGSILSLSSTAVVLKCLMERNETETPHGQVMLGILVVQDLALGLMLAVLPALHEPGEVLGMAVLTALVRIGLFAAGAVVAGIWLIPPLLKLIARTESRELFLLGVVTLCLCIALLTEYLGLSIEMGAFVAGLMISEVEYADETLTIVEPLRDIFASLFFAAIGMLIDPVFLWNNLELILGLVGLVFIGKFLIITPLVKLFGYPLKTALIVGLGLAQIGEFSFVLASEGQALGLVSRRIYLLILGTTAVTLMLTPFVLRLVPFLFNFAESMPWLKPYLEEDQVRDVSEDLPRQDHIVVCGYGRIGKNLVKLLQQNNLPVVVIDQAESRIQQLRDAGIPYVYGNGVSFHVLETAGVNDAQGMAIALPDPASIRLCLKRSLELSPELDLVVRATQDKNIEILYQLGAREVVQPEFEASLEMATYLLSRVGLLPEVVQQQMQEIRKDHYLDLRPERSAAEVSEYLQEVTRDLNRRWYDLPSGSPLIGMTLEEADMRYLIGVSLMAIRRHTGEEIDYPNSQIKLEAGDRLLVVGASEELAALAEFAQGNAAIPGERNACQWISVPANCPILGKTLADLTVDEHYGVKVQAIRRDGKFIRFPRGNMDLRIGDQVLLCGSLTSLNELQEFFTPSCELPVIP, encoded by the coding sequence GTGCAAGAGGATTTTCGGTTAATTGTTGATTTGGTGTCGGTTCTTGCAGTCGCTGCCTGTGGTGGACTGCTGGCTGCTTTATTAAAACAACCTGTACTGCTGGGGTATCTGATTGGCGGTATGGTCGTGGGGCCTGCCGGACTGGGGGTAATTAAAGAGGTTGTGCAGGTAGAAACTCTGGCTCAGTTTGGAGTGGCTTTTTTGTTATTCGCTTTGGGTGTGGAGTTTTCCTTTGGGGAACTGAAGAAAGTAAAAGCGATCGCACTTGGAGGAGGTGGACTACAAATTATCCTCACTATTCTCATCACCGTTTTGGTGTGTGGGATCACAGGTGCTTGGGGAACTTTACCCGCAAAAGGTGTATTTTTAGGTTCAATTCTGTCCTTGTCTTCCACCGCAGTTGTTCTCAAGTGCTTGATGGAACGCAACGAAACAGAAACACCCCACGGTCAAGTCATGCTAGGGATTTTGGTAGTCCAAGACTTGGCTTTGGGGCTGATGTTAGCAGTATTACCAGCCCTGCACGAACCTGGAGAAGTCCTGGGGATGGCAGTACTAACAGCTTTGGTGCGAATTGGTCTATTTGCAGCCGGTGCAGTTGTGGCCGGAATTTGGTTAATTCCCCCTTTGCTTAAACTCATAGCCCGCACTGAAAGCCGGGAGTTATTTTTATTAGGGGTGGTGACTTTATGTTTGTGTATTGCCCTACTGACTGAATATTTGGGTTTATCAATTGAAATGGGGGCATTTGTCGCCGGTTTGATGATTTCTGAGGTGGAATACGCTGACGAAACTCTAACTATTGTTGAACCTTTACGGGATATCTTCGCTAGTTTATTTTTCGCTGCTATTGGGATGTTAATCGACCCAGTATTTTTGTGGAACAATCTAGAATTGATTCTCGGCTTGGTGGGACTCGTTTTTATTGGTAAATTTTTAATTATCACTCCCCTAGTTAAATTGTTCGGCTATCCACTGAAAACAGCTTTAATTGTGGGGTTGGGACTGGCACAAATTGGGGAATTTTCCTTTGTGCTGGCTAGTGAAGGACAGGCTTTAGGGTTGGTGTCCCGACGCATATATTTACTAATTTTGGGAACTACCGCAGTCACGCTGATGTTGACTCCTTTTGTTTTGCGGTTGGTACCATTTTTATTCAATTTTGCGGAATCAATGCCTTGGTTGAAACCTTATTTAGAAGAAGATCAGGTGCGTGATGTTTCGGAAGATTTACCACGCCAAGACCATATAGTAGTCTGCGGTTATGGTCGCATTGGTAAGAATTTGGTGAAGTTGTTACAACAAAATAATTTACCTGTGGTAGTCATTGATCAAGCAGAAAGTCGGATTCAGCAATTACGGGATGCGGGAATACCTTATGTTTATGGAAATGGGGTGAGTTTTCATGTTTTGGAAACTGCTGGGGTGAATGATGCTCAAGGAATGGCGATCGCTCTCCCAGATCCTGCTAGTATCCGTTTATGCTTGAAACGGTCTTTGGAATTATCACCGGAATTAGATTTAGTTGTCCGTGCTACCCAAGATAAAAATATTGAGATCCTTTACCAATTGGGGGCTAGGGAAGTTGTCCAACCAGAGTTTGAAGCTAGTTTAGAAATGGCTACTTACTTACTCAGTCGTGTTGGTTTGTTGCCAGAAGTGGTACAACAGCAAATGCAGGAAATCCGCAAAGACCATTATTTAGATTTGCGTCCTGAACGTTCTGCTGCTGAGGTTTCTGAATATTTACAGGAAGTAACCCGCGATTTAAATCGTCGTTGGTATGACTTACCGTCGGGTTCTCCGTTGATTGGGATGACTTTAGAAGAAGCCGATATGCGCTATCTCATTGGGGTGAGTTTAATGGCTATTCGTCGCCATACTGGGGAGGAGATTGATTATCCTAATAGTCAGATTAAACTAGAAGCGGGCGATCGCTTGTTAGTTGTGGGTGCCAGTGAGGAATTAGCAGCTTTAGCAGAGTTTGCTCAGGGAAATGCTGCTATTCCTGGAGAACGTAATGCTTGTCAATGGATAAGTGTTCCCGCAAATTGTCCTATTTTGGGCAAAACTCTGGCAGATTTAACTGTTGATGAACATTATGGGGTAAAAGTCCAGGCAATTCGGCGAGATGGCAAATTTATCCGCTTTCCTCGTGGCAATATGGATTTGAGAATAGGTGATCAAGTTCTGCTTTGCGGTAGTTTAACCAGTTTGAATGAACTCCAAGAATTTTTTACTCCTTCTTGTGAGTTACCTGTGATTCCGTAG
- a CDS encoding Hfq-related RNA-binding protein produces MATTDFNTSLPSIRQVQTWIKQKPTVEFKLVTGDLIIGQVFWQDHNCVCIVDSNNEQIIVWKLAIVYMKSRSEAVLERGLIPREASVEVANID; encoded by the coding sequence ATGGCAACAACCGACTTTAATACGAGCCTACCTAGCATTCGACAAGTGCAAACTTGGATTAAACAAAAACCAACAGTCGAATTCAAACTAGTGACTGGGGACCTAATCATAGGTCAGGTTTTTTGGCAAGATCACAATTGTGTGTGTATTGTAGATAGCAACAACGAGCAAATAATTGTTTGGAAACTAGCGATAGTCTATATGAAATCTCGCAGTGAAGCAGTATTAGAAAGAGGATTAATTCCACGAGAAGCCAGCGTTGAAGTTGCCAACATAGACTAG
- a CDS encoding nucleoside hydrolase: MKKQLVLLDHDGGVDDYLATMLLLTMDHIQLLGIVATPADCYIQASVSATRKIIDLMGFSHIPVAESTVRGINPFPRLYRRDSFIIDRLPILNQEETINTPLVAQTGQDFMVQVLREASEPVTLMVTGPLTTVAVALDQAPEIEEKIAKIVWMGGALNVPGNVEKSLEAGQDGSAEWNVYWDAVSAARVWETQIEVIMCPLDLTNNVPMALELLKKITRQRQYPISDLAGQCYALVAHQDYYFWDVLAAAYLGKPEFYELREWETEIITTGVSQGRTKVVSGGKKIYAMDKVDKESFYAYILQQWAR; this comes from the coding sequence ATGAAAAAACAACTGGTATTACTAGATCATGATGGCGGTGTAGATGATTATTTAGCAACTATGCTATTGCTGACAATGGATCATATCCAACTTCTTGGCATTGTTGCAACTCCCGCTGATTGTTATATTCAAGCATCTGTTAGTGCTACTCGTAAAATTATTGATTTAATGGGATTTTCTCATATTCCAGTTGCAGAAAGTACTGTGCGGGGAATTAATCCTTTTCCTCGTCTTTATCGTCGTGATTCTTTTATTATTGATCGTTTACCTATTCTCAATCAAGAAGAAACTATTAACACGCCTTTAGTTGCACAAACAGGTCAAGATTTTATGGTGCAGGTGTTACGGGAAGCATCAGAACCAGTCACGTTGATGGTAACTGGCCCTTTAACAACTGTAGCTGTAGCTTTAGATCAAGCACCGGAAATTGAAGAAAAAATTGCCAAAATTGTTTGGATGGGAGGTGCTTTGAATGTACCAGGAAATGTGGAAAAAAGTCTAGAAGCAGGACAAGATGGTTCTGCGGAATGGAATGTTTATTGGGATGCAGTTTCAGCCGCACGAGTTTGGGAAACACAAATTGAAGTTATTATGTGTCCTTTGGATTTAACTAATAATGTACCTATGGCATTAGAGTTATTAAAAAAAATTACTAGACAACGCCAATATCCTATTTCAGATTTAGCAGGTCAATGTTATGCTTTAGTTGCACATCAAGATTATTATTTTTGGGATGTTTTGGCAGCGGCTTATTTAGGTAAACCTGAATTTTATGAATTGCGAGAATGGGAAACAGAAATTATTACTACTGGTGTTAGCCAAGGACGAACTAAAGTAGTATCAGGAGGTAAGAAAATTTACGCGATGGATAAAGTAGATAAAGAGTCTTTTTACGCTTATATTTTACAGCAATGGGCAAGATAA
- the dapF gene encoding diaminopimelate epimerase, with translation MAIEFTKYHGLGNDFILIDNRSASTPVIKPEEAVKWCDRHFGIGADGVIFALPGENGADYTMRIFNSDGSEPEMCGNGIRCLAAFLTELEGVSRTKDYYRIHTLAGVMTPQLTDDGQIKVDMGLPRLLAQEIPTTLAAADSKVINQPLEVAEKTWDVTCVSMGNPHCITFVEDVAAIPLETIGPKFEHHPAFPQRINTEFIEVVNRNYLKMRVWERGAGITLACGTGACAVLVAGVLNDLCDRTATIELPGGLLEIEWSEVDQRIYMTGPAERVFTGKF, from the coding sequence ATGGCAATCGAATTTACTAAGTATCATGGTCTGGGTAACGATTTCATCCTCATTGATAACCGTTCTGCTTCTACACCAGTCATTAAACCAGAGGAAGCTGTGAAGTGGTGCGATCGCCATTTTGGTATTGGCGCTGATGGTGTTATCTTTGCTTTACCAGGTGAAAATGGTGCTGACTACACTATGCGGATTTTTAATTCCGACGGTTCAGAACCAGAAATGTGCGGTAATGGCATTCGTTGTTTGGCAGCATTTTTAACTGAGTTAGAAGGTGTATCCCGCACTAAAGACTATTATCGCATTCATACTTTAGCAGGTGTGATGACTCCCCAACTCACTGATGATGGTCAAATTAAGGTGGATATGGGTTTACCTCGGTTACTCGCGCAAGAAATTCCTACTACTCTTGCTGCTGCTGATAGTAAGGTGATTAATCAACCTCTAGAAGTGGCAGAAAAAACTTGGGATGTTACCTGTGTCAGTATGGGAAATCCTCACTGTATCACTTTTGTTGAGGATGTTGCGGCTATTCCTTTAGAAACCATTGGCCCCAAATTTGAACATCACCCAGCTTTTCCCCAAAGAATCAACACAGAATTTATTGAAGTTGTTAACCGTAATTATTTAAAAATGCGGGTTTGGGAACGAGGTGCGGGTATTACTTTAGCCTGTGGTACAGGTGCTTGCGCTGTTTTGGTGGCTGGAGTTTTGAATGATTTGTGCGATCGCACAGCTACAATTGAATTACCAGGCGGTCTTTTGGAAATCGAATGGTCAGAAGTTGATCAACGAATTTACATGACCGGGCCAGCCGAACGGGTCTTTACAGGTAAATTTTAG
- a CDS encoding acireductone dioxygenase apoprotein, with the protein MATLLLDDGTIETDLNLIIDELAPLGIEIRHYDPGTSLLFPHLLDQDVVTEAEKRYAVGLHNSVFEFLQQENGYVWCDLLNVHPGSPNLETLIATYGRYHTHTAAEAVYLLAGEMIYGFVKPDGSQVKLLIEAQDYIHIPSAVEHWSSPSALLNFKVIRYFTTVEGWMPNYTGTQLSDLLNQPR; encoded by the coding sequence ATGGCGACTCTATTACTGGACGACGGGACGATTGAGACTGATTTAAATCTAATAATAGATGAATTAGCACCTTTAGGAATCGAAATCAGACATTATGACCCAGGAACATCGTTGCTGTTTCCACACCTACTAGACCAAGATGTGGTGACAGAAGCAGAGAAGCGTTATGCTGTGGGACTGCATAACAGTGTGTTTGAGTTTCTACAGCAAGAAAACGGTTATGTATGGTGTGACTTGCTGAATGTTCATCCAGGTTCACCCAATCTAGAAACACTGATAGCAACCTATGGACGTTACCACACTCATACTGCGGCTGAAGCTGTCTATTTATTAGCAGGAGAGATGATTTATGGTTTTGTTAAACCTGATGGTAGTCAAGTAAAGCTATTAATTGAGGCACAAGACTATATTCACATTCCATCGGCAGTTGAACACTGGAGTAGTCCTTCTGCATTGTTGAATTTTAAAGTGATTCGCTATTTCACAACTGTAGAGGGTTGGATGCCAAATTATACAGGAACTCAGTTGAGTGATTTGCTCAATCAACCACGCTGA
- a CDS encoding KAP family NTPase produces METEDLNILSADNPLTNPKDDKLGYASFAENLAKSICKMSPSDGLVMAVYAPWGSGKSTLLNFIVHYLEQKPEEEQPIIVPFNPWWFSGQEDLTKSFFDQLLGVLYDKWQSLDANAKELLTSLAERVAPIPGLLTKGFAATVNTIIQPKDIHKLKKEVEELLRKENKKILIVIDDIDRLTAEEIRQLFRVIKAVANFPNVIYLLLFDKEVVVKALEDIQKIDGEAYLEKIVQVPFELPLPDKFSLRKIFEVDIEKIFADTPEELFQEDHWRDVYLQGIEHFITTPRSIRRLINTLMVTYPAVKGEVNFVDFIAIETIRVFCPLIYNIVRHNSELFSGYMLYETASSYMSEEERKIFHDSWISQINKKDKKAVKNIMRLIFPGIRTPIEHPGVIIMSQELAKDNNQLRISVGEIFPRYFHLSIPEGDISNSEMKAILTLASDSQAFAEKLLEFSNQIRPDGTSRVKLFLNRLRDLDEKDIPLNCVPSILEALFKVGDNLLRLEDQINSSFAMGNEYEIEFLIHQLLERIEKEKRGIILQESMQKGQAIFTIVWQVISLGEQHSKYEATRSKPEEERLVNSQQLEELEQVALDKIKKAAYQDKIQFNFLKVPKLRSVLAFWRDLCGVEEIKQWVQKVIEKDKDLVEVIENNFVQNTKLYRLYPQWLSYYLEASEIINRVRSLAEDTGLAENQKLALQQYIKEYEMIERGESLSQPFP; encoded by the coding sequence TTGGAAACTGAAGATTTAAATATTTTATCGGCAGATAACCCTTTAACTAATCCAAAAGATGACAAATTAGGATATGCTTCCTTTGCTGAGAATCTGGCTAAAAGCATTTGCAAAATGTCTCCTTCAGATGGTTTAGTGATGGCAGTTTATGCTCCTTGGGGTTCAGGTAAATCAACCTTATTAAATTTTATAGTTCACTATCTTGAACAGAAGCCAGAAGAGGAACAGCCGATTATTGTACCTTTTAATCCCTGGTGGTTTTCAGGACAAGAAGATCTCACTAAAAGCTTTTTCGATCAATTGCTAGGTGTTTTATATGATAAATGGCAATCTTTAGATGCAAATGCTAAAGAATTACTAACAAGTTTGGCTGAAAGGGTTGCACCAATTCCCGGTTTATTGACAAAAGGCTTTGCTGCGACTGTAAATACAATAATACAACCAAAAGATATCCATAAATTAAAGAAAGAGGTAGAGGAATTACTGAGGAAAGAAAATAAGAAAATATTGATCGTAATTGATGATATTGATAGGCTGACTGCTGAAGAGATTAGACAACTATTTCGAGTAATAAAAGCAGTCGCTAATTTTCCTAATGTTATTTATCTGTTGCTATTCGACAAAGAAGTTGTCGTTAAAGCACTTGAAGATATACAGAAAATTGATGGTGAAGCCTACCTTGAAAAAATTGTTCAAGTTCCCTTTGAGTTACCTCTTCCAGATAAATTCTCACTTCGCAAAATATTTGAAGTAGATATAGAGAAAATATTTGCTGATACTCCAGAAGAGCTATTTCAAGAAGACCATTGGCGAGATGTCTATTTGCAAGGCATAGAACATTTTATCACTACACCTCGCAGTATTCGTCGGTTAATAAATACTTTGATGGTAACATATCCAGCAGTCAAGGGAGAAGTTAACTTTGTTGATTTTATTGCAATTGAAACTATCAGAGTATTTTGTCCATTGATTTACAATATAGTCCGCCATAATTCTGAATTATTTTCGGGTTATATGCTTTATGAGACAGCCTCTAGTTATATGAGTGAAGAAGAACGTAAAATATTTCATGATTCTTGGATTAGCCAAATCAATAAGAAGGATAAAAAAGCAGTAAAAAATATAATGAGGCTAATTTTTCCCGGAATCAGAACTCCTATAGAACACCCAGGTGTCATCATAATGAGTCAGGAATTAGCAAAAGATAATAACCAACTTCGTATATCTGTTGGAGAAATATTCCCTCGATATTTTCACCTATCAATACCAGAAGGTGATATATCAAATTCTGAAATGAAAGCTATATTAACATTAGCAAGTGATTCTCAGGCATTTGCTGAAAAATTATTAGAATTTTCCAATCAAATCCGCCCTGATGGTACAAGTAGAGTAAAATTGTTTTTGAACCGTTTGAGGGATTTGGATGAAAAAGATATTCCTTTAAATTGTGTCCCTTCAATTTTAGAAGCTTTATTTAAAGTTGGTGATAATCTGCTGAGATTAGAGGATCAAATAAACTCAAGTTTTGCTATGGGTAATGAATATGAAATAGAGTTTTTGATTCATCAGCTTTTAGAAAGAATAGAAAAAGAGAAACGTGGGATAATTCTTCAGGAATCAATGCAAAAAGGACAAGCAATATTTACAATAGTTTGGCAAGTTATTTCTCTTGGAGAACAGCATAGTAAATATGAAGCTACAAGGAGTAAACCCGAAGAAGAAAGGCTTGTTAATTCACAACAACTAGAAGAATTAGAGCAAGTAGCTTTAGATAAGATAAAAAAAGCTGCATATCAAGATAAAATACAGTTCAACTTTTTAAAAGTTCCTAAATTACGATCTGTACTAGCTTTTTGGCGTGATTTATGTGGCGTAGAAGAAATCAAACAATGGGTTCAAAAAGTTATTGAAAAAGACAAAGATTTAGTAGAAGTAATAGAAAATAATTTTGTCCAAAATACAAAACTTTATAGACTATATCCTCAGTGGCTTTCATATTATTTAGAAGCATCTGAAATTATTAACAGAGTTAGGAGTTTAGCAGAAGATACAGGTTTAGCAGAAAATCAGAAACTAGCTCTACAGCAATATATTAAAGAATATGAAATGATAGAAAGAGGAGAAAGTCTAAGTCAACCATTTCCTTAA
- the rbsK gene encoding ribokinase, with amino-acid sequence MTIIVFGSINIDLVTTTPRLPIAGETLLGETFFKTPGGKGANQAVALAKLGIPTHMIGRIGADSFGEELIENLQVSGVQTNNILITENVSSGVAIITVDHSGENHIVVIPGANAQVNQDDIERLTHLLPEATAILLQLEIPIDVVVKAAKSARKANITVILDPAPAQSQLPDELYPLIDIITPNEIEASQLVGFPVNGEETAAKAATILLQRGVKCAVIKLGAKGVYCATTDQNFFIPAFPVQAVDTVAAGDAFNAGLAAALFHKLPLREAVIWGAAAGALATTKLGAQSSLPDRMTLEKFLLM; translated from the coding sequence ATGACTATTATCGTCTTTGGCAGCATCAATATAGACTTAGTAACAACAACCCCCCGCTTACCAATTGCTGGTGAAACCCTACTAGGAGAAACCTTTTTTAAAACACCAGGAGGTAAAGGTGCAAATCAAGCCGTCGCATTAGCAAAATTGGGAATTCCTACCCACATGATAGGACGTATAGGTGCTGATAGTTTTGGTGAAGAACTCATCGAAAATTTGCAAGTCTCCGGTGTCCAAACTAATAATATTTTAATTACTGAAAATGTTAGTTCTGGGGTTGCTATCATCACTGTAGATCATAGTGGAGAAAATCACATAGTTGTCATTCCCGGTGCAAATGCACAAGTTAATCAAGATGATATAGAAAGATTAACTCATTTATTACCAGAAGCAACAGCCATACTTTTACAATTAGAAATTCCGATTGATGTCGTTGTTAAAGCTGCCAAATCTGCAAGGAAAGCAAATATTACCGTAATTCTTGATCCTGCACCAGCACAATCTCAATTACCAGATGAACTTTACCCACTCATAGATATTATCACACCCAACGAAATAGAAGCGAGTCAATTAGTAGGTTTTCCTGTCAATGGAGAAGAAACAGCAGCAAAAGCAGCAACTATTTTATTGCAACGGGGAGTAAAGTGTGCGGTGATAAAGTTGGGTGCAAAAGGTGTTTATTGTGCCACTACTGATCAAAATTTCTTTATCCCAGCTTTTCCAGTTCAAGCAGTTGATACAGTTGCTGCTGGTGACGCTTTTAATGCAGGTTTAGCAGCAGCACTTTTTCACAAACTCCCTTTACGCGAAGCAGTGATTTGGGGTGCAGCAGCAGGTGCTTTAGCAACAACAAAATTAGGGGCGCAGAGTTCTTTACCTGATAGAATGACTTTAGAGAAGTTTTTACTAATGTAG
- a CDS encoding type II toxin-antitoxin system Phd/YefM family antitoxin, with product MIPINDAQQQLQDLIDSVNQSHQPIIIAGQSSNAVLLSEADWASIQESLYLLSIPGMRESIKEGLATPIEECDRELQQ from the coding sequence ATGATTCCAATTAATGATGCTCAACAGCAGTTACAGGATCTAATTGATTCGGTGAATCAGTCTCATCAACCCATTATTATTGCTGGACAAAGTAGCAATGCAGTATTATTATCGGAAGCAGATTGGGCATCTATACAGGAAAGCCTCTATCTTCTCTCAATTCCGGGGATGCGGGAATCAATTAAAGAAGGACTAGCAACACCGATTGAAGAATGTGATCGGGAGTTACAACAGTGA
- a CDS encoding NUDIX hydrolase, protein MTHLRKWKTLASNMIIDHHWCKVRQDKIELPNGQIIDDYFISIKPDIALVLPITNQQEIIFVRQYRHAVGEFFLELPAGNFNPTKESAEIAAIRELREETGYTIQNLQKIGTLYDKPSKDTNQIHLFLATNAVKVGEQNLDITEEIEIVLIPIKSVLDKISQGEISVAGTVAALFLGLNFLKQG, encoded by the coding sequence ATGACTCATTTACGAAAATGGAAAACCTTAGCATCAAACATGATTATAGATCATCACTGGTGTAAGGTTAGACAAGATAAAATAGAATTGCCTAATGGGCAAATTATAGATGACTATTTTATCAGTATTAAACCAGATATTGCACTGGTTTTACCGATTACTAATCAACAAGAAATAATTTTTGTTCGTCAATACAGACACGCTGTAGGGGAATTTTTTTTAGAACTACCCGCAGGAAACTTTAATCCCACCAAAGAAAGTGCAGAAATAGCAGCAATCAGAGAATTAAGAGAAGAAACAGGTTATACTATCCAGAATTTACAAAAAATTGGCACTCTTTATGACAAACCGAGCAAAGACACCAATCAAATACATTTATTTTTAGCAACAAATGCCGTCAAAGTAGGCGAACAAAATCTAGATATTACCGAAGAAATTGAAATTGTTTTAATTCCCATAAAATCAGTATTAGATAAAATTTCTCAAGGAGAAATCTCTGTAGCTGGAACTGTAGCAGCCCTTTTCTTAGGTTTAAATTTCCTCAAGCAGGGATAA